From the Microplitis mediator isolate UGA2020A chromosome 6, iyMicMedi2.1, whole genome shotgun sequence genome, one window contains:
- the LOC130670487 gene encoding uncharacterized protein LOC130670487 gives MAAKILNIQRQIIFDESIAHYKAHAHLLYASSTFNNSDEIRIAVQHQDLCLLPSKSTLHLYGKFTKSDGTAVSATIHMVNMTVCHMFEEIRYELNGVEIDRSKKVGITSLMKGYTSLSPAQENILENSGWIMDEAVNKLHNDNGFFDISILLSLLLGFAEDYHKIVINARHELILIRSNSDLNAYIVATPAAGAHAKAVKITLQKIEWIVPYVTMADKQKIEALNFITSDPAISISFRAWELYEYPLSPNTSKHIWAVKTSTQLEKPRFVILGFQTARKNDATKNASGFDHCTIRDIKLFLNSQSYPYGNLNLKIANNQYALLYDMYINFQISYYNKEPEPLLTKKKFLEQAPLYVIDCSKQNESIKSGPVDIRLEFESANQFLAQTSAYCLIIHDRIVEYNPISSIVRKLI, from the coding sequence ATGGCAGCGAAAATCTTAAATATTCAACGACAAATCATTTTTGATGAGTCAATTGCACACTATAAAGCGCATGCTCATCTCCTGTATGCTTCATCAACATTCAACAACAGCGATGAAATAAGAATTGCAGTTCAACACCAAGATTTGTGTCTACTTCCAAGTAAAAGTACATTACATTTGTACGGAAAATTTACAAAGTCCGATGGTACAGCTGTGAGTGCAACGATTCACATGGTCAACATGACAGTTTGTCATATGTTCGAAGAAATACGTTACGAACTCAATGGTGTTGAGATTGATCGTAGCAAAAAAGTTGGTATCACAAGTCTCATGAAAGGATACACATCACTAAGTCCTGCTCAAGAAAACATACTTGAAAATTCAGGCTGGATTATGGATGAAgctgtaaataaattacacaatGACAATGGTTTTTTTGATATATCTATACTGCTGAGTCTCCTGCTTGGTTTTGCTGAAGATTACCATAAAATTGTCATCAATGCAAGAcatgaattaattttgataagaTCAAATTCTGATTTGAATGCATACATTGTGGCCACACCTGCTGCTGGAGCTCATGCTAAAGCTGTTAAAATTACACTACAAAAAATCGAGTGGATTGTACCATACGTGACTATGGctgataaacaaaaaattgaagctttgaattttattacaagTGATCCAGCTATCTCAATCAGTTTTCGTGCTTGGGAGCTGTATGAGTATCCTCTATCACCAAATACTTCGAAGCATATTTGGGCAGTCAAAACTTCTACGCAGCTCGAGAAACCACGTTTTGTCATTCTTGGATTTCAAACAGCAAGAAAAAATGACGCAACTAAAAATGCCAGCGGATTTGATCACTGTACTATCAgagacataaaattatttttaaactctcaGAGTTATCCTTATGGGAATTTGAATCTCAAGATTGCAAATAATCAATATGCTTTGTTGTACGACATGTATATCAATTTCcaaatttcatactacaacAAAGAACCAGAGCCACTGctgacaaagaaaaaattcttggaacAAGCACCACTGTATGTTATTGATTGCTCGAAACAAAACGAATCAATTAAATCTGGACCAGTGGACATTCGCCTAGAATTTGAATCTGCAAATCAATTTCTTGCGCAGACATCAGCTTATTGCCTCATTATACATGATCGCATAGTTGAGTATAATCCCATAAGCAGCATCGTACGAAAACTAATATGA